A region of Larus michahellis chromosome 15, bLarMic1.1, whole genome shotgun sequence DNA encodes the following proteins:
- the ANGPTL2 gene encoding angiopoietin-related protein 2: MMTRRFICLMLMAVVGATASKTQEFEGNDEETEQEFIYMNRYKRSSDTQDKCTYTFIVPQQRVTGAICVNSKEPEVLLENRVNKQELQLLNNELLKQKRQIETLQQLVEVDGGIVNEVKLLRKESRNMNSRVTQLYMQLLHEIIRKRDNALELSQLENKILNQTADMLQLANKYKDLEHKYQHLMSIANNQSQIIAQLEEHCQRMPSIKPLPQTPQPPNKVYQPPTYNRIINQISTNEIQSDQNLKVLPPTLPTMPAVTSIPTSTDKPSGPWRDCLQALEDGHDTSSIYLVKPENTNRLMQVWCDQRHDPGGWTVIQRRLDGSVNFFRNWETYKQGFGNIDGEYWLGLENIYWLTNQGNYKLLITMEDWSGRKVFAEYASFRLEPESEYYKLRLGRYNGNAGDSFTWHNGKQFTTLDRDHDVYTGNCAHYQKGGWWYNACAHSNLNGVWYRGGHYRSRYQDGVYWAEFRGGSYSLKKVVMMIRPNPNTFH; encoded by the exons ATGATGACAAGAAGATTCATCTGTTTAATGCTAATGGCTGTTGTGGGAGCTACTGCAAGCAAAACACAGGAATTTGAAGGCAATGACGAGGAAACAGAACAAGAATTCATTTATATGAACAGATATAAGCGTTCCAGTGACACACAGGACAAATGCACTTACACCTTTATCGTACCTCAACAGAGAGTGACAGGTGCCATTTGTGTTAATTCTAAAGAGCCTGAAGTTCTACTTGAAAACAGGGTAAATAAACAAGAGTTACAGTTACTTAACAATGAACTTCTTAAACAAAAGAGACAAATAGAAACTCTCCAGCAACTGGTAGAGGTGGATGGCGGGATTGTTAATGAGGTTAAACTCTTAAGAAAAGAGAGCAGAAATATGAATTCTCGTGTCACACAACTCTATATGCAGTTACTACATGAAATTATCCGAAAACGTGACAACGCCTTAGAACTTTCTCAACTTGAGAATAAGATATTGAACCAAACTGCAGATATGTTGCAGCTTGCAAACAAATACAAAGACTTAGAGCACAAGTACCAACATTTGATGTCAATTGCCAATAATCAGTCACAAATAATTGCCCAACTGGAAGAACACTGTCAAAGAATGCCATCCATAAAGCCACTGCCACAAACGCCACAGCCACCAAATAAAGTGTACCAGCCTCCTACTTACAATCGTATTATTAACCAGATATCTACTAATGAGATTCAGAGTGATCAGAACTTAAAGGTTCTGCCACCTACCTTACCAACCATGCCTGCAGTTACTAGTATTCCGACTTCAACAGATAAACCATCTG GGCCCTGGAGAGACTGTCTACAAGCATTAGAAGATGGCCATGATACGAGCTCCATCTATcttgtaaaaccagaaaacacaaaccGGCTCATGCAGGTCTGGTGTGATCAACGGCACGACCCTGGTGGCTGGACAGTCATTCAGAGACGGCTGGATGGCTCTGTCAACTTTTTCAGGAACTGGGAGACATACAAG CAAGGGTTTGGTAATATAGATGGAGAATACTGGCTCGgattagaaaatatttattggtTAACAAATCAAGGCAACTACAAACTGCTCATAACAATGGAAGACTGGTCAGGTCGAAAAGTATTTGCTGAGTACGCCAGCTTCAGACTGGAGCCAGAAAGCGAATACTACAAGTTGAGACTGGGACGCTACAATGGCAACGCCGGAGATTCTTTCACTTGGCACAATGGCAAGCAGTTCACCACGCTGGACCGGGACCATGATGTATACACAG GTAACTGTGCTCATTACCAGAAGGGAGGATGGTGGTACAACGCATGTGCTCATTCAAATCTCAATGGAGTTTGGTACCGTGGAGGACACTACCGCAGCCGGTATCAGGATGGTGTTTACTGGGCTGAATTCCGGGGAGGATCATATTCACTAAAGAAAGTCGTTATGATGATAAGACCTAATCCGAACACATTCCACTGA